In Candidatus Planktophila versatilis, the genomic window GTCTGCTTCTTGTCCGCGACGACCGATAACAATTCCTGGGCGTGCAGTGTGAAGGTCGATACGTACACGATCACGTGTGCGCTCGATTTCGATACGTGAAACGCCTGCGCGCTCCATGCCCTTCTGCATAAGTCGGCGGATTTCGACGTCTTCTTTGACGTAATCCTTGTACAACTTATCTGCATACCAACGTGACTTAAATTCAGTTGTGATTCCGAGACGGAAGCCGTGTGGGTTTACTTTTTGACCCATTAGTTGGACGCTCCCTTCGCTGCTGGTGTTGGAACTGCTGCTACTGGAGCAGCAAGTGGTGACTTCTCAGAACGCTTTGGATTTCGTGTCTGCGCCTTTGTTGACGTGCGAGATAGTGACTTTGAAGTCACCTTTGAATCGCTGACAGTCACAGAGATGTGGCTTGAGCGCTTCAAGATACGGAAACCTCGTCCTTGTGCACGTGGGCGAAAACGCTTCATTGTGCGTCCCTCGTCAACGAGTGCTTCGACAACCCAGAGCTCTGAAGCATCACGGATTGCTGGATTCTGCTGCTTAGCATTAGCAATTGCTGAGTTAAGAAGTGTGTAGACATCTGAACCAGCTGCTTGCGGAGCAAACTTAAGAACGTTAAGTGCTTCATCTGCACGCATTCCACGGACCAAGTCGACAACGCGACGAGCCTTCTGTGGTGTGTGGCGGATGTCGCGCAGTACTGCACGAGCGATGAGTGCGTCTTGTGTATTAGGCACGAGTAGCTCTCCGATCATCTTTAACGTGTCCGCGGAATGTACGTGTTGGTGCGAACTCACCAAGCTTGTGACCGATCATTGCGTCGGTAATAAATACAGGGACATGCTTGCGGCCGTCGTGTACCGCAATTGTGTGTCCGATCATTGAAGGCGAGATCATCGAACGTCGTGACCATGTCTTAATGACATTCTTTGTATTGGCTTCATTTTGGGCATCCACCTTTTTGGTGAGATGTCCATCAATGAATGGACCCTTCTTGAGACTACGTGGCATGAGGGCTCCTTAGCGCTTCTTGTTCGACTTACGACGACGGACGATCATTGAATCTGAAGCCTTCTTCTTACGAGTACGTGCTTCAGGCTTACCCCAAGGTGAAACTGGGTGGCGACCACCAGAAGTTTTACCTTCACCACCACCGTGTGGGTGGTCGACTGGGTTCATAACAACACCACGAACAGATGGACGAACGCCTAACCAGCGCTTACGTCCAGCTTTTCCGTAGTTAATGTTTCCTTGTTCTGCGTTTCCAACTTCACCAACAGTTGCGCGGCAACGAACATCTACGTTACGGATTTCTCCAGATGGCATACGCAGTTGTGCATATGCTCCTTCTTTTGCAACGAGCTGAACTGATGCGCCAGCTGAACGAGCAATCTTTGCTCCGCCACCTGGGCGAAGTTCAATTGCGTGAACAGTTGTTCCTACTGGGATGTTGCGAAGTGGCAAGTTGTTGCCAGGCTTGATATCGGCCTTAGGACCGTTCTCAACTGTTGCACCTTGCTCAAGCTTATTTGGAGCGATGATGTAACGCTTTTCTCCATCTGCGTAGTGAAGAAGTGCGATACGCGCTGTGCGGTTTGGATCGTATTCAATGTGTGCAACCTTTGCTGGAACACCATCTTTATCGTTACGTGTGAAATCGATAAGACGGTATGCACGCTTGTGCCCGCCACCTTGGTGACGAACAGTGATGCGACCTTGATTATTACGACCACCCTTTGAGTGAATTGGGCGAACGAGTGACTTCTCAGGTGTTGAGCGAGTGATTTCTGCGAAATCTGGAACAGTTGCTCCACGCTGACCTGGGGTCGTTGGCTTTAGTTTGCGAAGTGCCATGAGGTTTCCTCTCTTTAAGGTCCTGTTTCAATTACGAAACAGGGCCTCCGAAGATGTCGATACGGTCGCCAGCGGCCACATGAACGATTGCTCGCTTTGTGTCTTTGCGCTTTCCATCACCAAAACGTGTGCGCTTATTCTTTCCCTGGCGGTTCATAGTGTTAACACTGACCACCTTCACACCAAATACCTTTTCAACAGCGATCTTGATCTCTGTCTTATTAGCATCTGTTGCAACAAGGAATGTGTACTTGTTTTCATCGAGCAACCCGTAGCTCTTTTCAGAGACAACTGGTGCTAGCAAAACTTCACGGTAATCCTTCATTATGCAGATACCTCACTTTCGCGTGCTACTGACTTCACAGATTTTCCTGAAGTCTTAGCTGAAGCCTTGAACTTGAGGAAGTCGTTGATCGCTGCTTCAGAGAAGACAACGTCATCGCTTTTCAAGATGTCATAAGCGTTGAGCTGATCTGGAACAAGAAGGTGTAGGTCATCAGCGTTACGAAGTGAACGCCATGCAGCGT contains:
- the rplV gene encoding 50S ribosomal protein L22, whose translation is MPNTQDALIARAVLRDIRHTPQKARRVVDLVRGMRADEALNVLKFAPQAAGSDVYTLLNSAIANAKQQNPAIRDASELWVVEALVDEGRTMKRFRPRAQGRGFRILKRSSHISVTVSDSKVTSKSLSRTSTKAQTRNPKRSEKSPLAAPVAAVPTPAAKGASN
- the rpsS gene encoding 30S ribosomal protein S19 translates to MPRSLKKGPFIDGHLTKKVDAQNEANTKNVIKTWSRRSMISPSMIGHTIAVHDGRKHVPVFITDAMIGHKLGEFAPTRTFRGHVKDDRRATRA
- the rplW gene encoding 50S ribosomal protein L23, translating into MKDYREVLLAPVVSEKSYGLLDENKYTFLVATDANKTEIKIAVEKVFGVKVVSVNTMNRQGKNKRTRFGDGKRKDTKRAIVHVAAGDRIDIFGGPVS
- the rplB gene encoding 50S ribosomal protein L2, with translation MALRKLKPTTPGQRGATVPDFAEITRSTPEKSLVRPIHSKGGRNNQGRITVRHQGGGHKRAYRLIDFTRNDKDGVPAKVAHIEYDPNRTARIALLHYADGEKRYIIAPNKLEQGATVENGPKADIKPGNNLPLRNIPVGTTVHAIELRPGGGAKIARSAGASVQLVAKEGAYAQLRMPSGEIRNVDVRCRATVGEVGNAEQGNINYGKAGRKRWLGVRPSVRGVVMNPVDHPHGGGEGKTSGGRHPVSPWGKPEARTRKKKASDSMIVRRRKSNKKR